In one Dermacentor variabilis isolate Ectoservices chromosome 4, ASM5094787v1, whole genome shotgun sequence genomic region, the following are encoded:
- the LOC142577983 gene encoding uncharacterized protein LOC142577983 has translation MTNEKKNEKKRSSAHALSDHLAWPRTPPQATSRRRTSSDMDGKKQGADESKSTRHSKKPKQSPKQGQKVQASTDHSAVAKEAPRKKKKAAEPKRPESEVMSSTLGALSATDAHPPETTERSGTGIVVGIKTHRYQSRGQKGNEARDVAPERGGGHDGDGGQHGKRSAVSRKLPQAKSATATLGNSVSPGISSHPSSPDHPRAVAPEGQEGQPPSPPPPAESCRTENVGPDHASSKRRPPAELRKSSLAHLTSEKLLSEIMGEAGLSSEANAVVVSVLPVAEPAHDLAPRLSESRPSITNEGSTGLGLGRKSIQSERNLDITARSAHRRSQLWKPNEAVTVRAAMDRRSSTVLPIP, from the exons ATGACGAATGAGAAGAAGAATGAGAAGAAGAGAAGCTCCGCTCACGCGCTGTCGGATCACCTCGCTTGGCCAAGAACGCCGCCGCAGGCTACCTCTCGCAGAAGGACTTCCAGCGACATGGACGGAAAGAAGCAAGGCGCTGACGAGTCCAAATCAACGAGGCACTCCAAGAAGCCAAAGCAATCGCCGAAGCAGGGGCAGAAAGTACAAGCGAGTACAGATCACTCGGCAGTGGCCAAAGAAGCGcccaggaagaaaaagaaggcagccGAGCCCAAGCGTCCCGAAAGCGAAGTCATGTCTTCCACACTGGGGGCCCTGTCAGCCACCGACGCACACCCGCCGGAAACGACCGAACGCTCTGGGACAGGGATCGTCGTCGGCATTAAAACGCACCGGTACCAAAGCAGGGGACAAAAAGGGAACGAAGCTCGCGATGTGGCGCCCGAGCGAGGGGGCGGCCACGATGGCGACGGTGGCCAGCACGGCAAGCGAAGCGCTGTCTCCCGGAAACTCCCGCAAGCGAAGTCGGCCACCGCGACCTTGGGAAACAGCGTCTCGCCAGGAATCTCGTCGCATCCGAGCAGCCCCGACCATCCCCGTGCCGTCGCACCCGAAGGGCAAGAAGGCCagcctccttctcctcctcctcctgcggaGAGCTGCCGCACCGAAAACGTCGGACCCGACCACGCGTCCTCGAAGCGCCGTCCGCCCGCGGAGCTGCGCAAGTCGAGCCTCGCCCACCTGACTTCGGAGAAACTCCTGTCCGAGATCATGGGCGAAGCCGGGCTCTCGTCGGAGGCGAACGCGGTCGTGGTGTCGGTGCTGCCCGTAGCGGAGCCGGCGCACGATCTCGCACCGCGCTTGAGCGAGAGCAGGCCGTCGATCACGAACGAGGGCAGCACGGGCTTGGGCCTGGGACGCAAGTCGATTCAGTCGGAGCGCAACTTGGACATCACGGCGCGCAGCGCCCACAGGCGGTCGCAGCTGTGGAAGCCGAACGAAGCCGTCACTGTGCGCGCGGCGATGGACAGGCGTAGTTCGACCGTTCTGCCG ATTCCCTAA